The Equus quagga isolate Etosha38 chromosome 12, UCLA_HA_Equagga_1.0, whole genome shotgun sequence genome includes a region encoding these proteins:
- the BIRC7 gene encoding baculoviral IAP repeat-containing protein 7 produces MGSEELRLASFCHWPLTAVVRPELLAAAGFFHTGWQDKVRCFFCHGGLQSWERGDDPWTEHAKWFPRCEFLLQTKGRDFVCRVQESCCHQLSSWDQLEEPEDAAPSVPSTPVHRGPDPPMPRREAQSGAREPGAQNVEEQLQRLQEERTCKVCLDRAVSVVFVPCGHLVCAECAPNLQICPICRAPIDSCVRTFLS; encoded by the exons ATGGGCTCTGAGGAGCTACGGCTGGCCTCCTTCTGTCACTGGCCGCTGACCGCCGTAGTACGACCCGAGCTGCTAGCTGCCGCTGGCTTCTTCCACACCG GCTGGCAGGACAAGGTGAGGTGCTTCTTCTGCCATGGGGGTCTGCAGAGCTGGGAGCGAGGGGATGACCCCTGGACTGAGCACGCCAAGTGGTTCCCCAG ATGTGAATTCCTGCTCCAGACAAAAGGGAGGGACTTCGTCTGCAGGGTGCAGGAGTCTTGTTGCCACCAGCTCAGCTCCTGG GATCAATTGGAAGAACCAGAAGATGCTGCCCCCTCAG TGCCCAGCA CTCCTGTCCACCGGGGTCCTGACCCACCCATGCCCAGAAGAGAGGCCCAGTCAGGTGCTAGGGAGCCAG GAGCCCAGAATGTGGAGGAGCAGCTGCAGCGCCTGCAGGAGGAGCGGACCTGCAAGGTGTGCCTGGACCGAGCTGTGTCCGTCGTCTTCGTGCCCTGCGGCCACCTGGTCTGTGCTGAGTGTGCACCCAACCTGCAGATCTGCCCCATCTGCAGGGCCCCCATCGACAGCTGCGTGCGCACCTTCCTGTCCTAG